One Denticeps clupeoides chromosome 10, fDenClu1.1, whole genome shotgun sequence genomic window carries:
- the LOC114797733 gene encoding uncharacterized protein LOC114797733 — protein sequence MSLVYVALLSLMFDVPATMGLQRSFVSGQLLLQMRFDPYYNFHDKSCCKFSPAGCLVFIHNQGYVDYVSSGRASMAQFNGGMEVRIWDLQKEDAGVYRCAVLGSNEVVYSDFSVEIVDAPYQRNFPPIPSQAPPLRLATAATAVDVPSPNRGPALSASSNLRIWLAAGLSVAAVVLVSLVLFAAKVHLKKRKKDQQDHGTRKCDAVEFTPCHHTQDVGPVIYTTVEFRTRQSPAGLYANLPRCDTRPPSGPTDTVEYSVVRL from the exons ATGAGTCTGGTTTACGTCGCTCTTCTCTCGTTGATGTTCG ACGTTCCTGCCACCATGGGGCTGCAGAGGAGCTTCGTATCTGGACAGCTGCTGCTCCAGATGCGCTTCGACCCGTATTATAACTTCCATGACAAGTCCTGCTGCAAGTTCAGCCCAGCGGGGTGTCTGGTCTTCATTCACAACCAGGGCTACGTGGACTACGTGTCCAGCGGTCGGGCGTCCATGGCTCAGTTTAACGGCGGGATGGAGGTCAGGATTTGGGATTTGCAGAAAGAAGACGCTGGCGTTTACCGATGTGCCGTTCTGGGGTCTAATGAAGTCGTCTACAGTGATTTCTCTGTTGAGATTGTTG ATGCACCCTATCAACGGAACTTTCCGCCCATCCCGTCCCAAGCACCGCCCCTCCGGCTGGCCACCGCAGCTACTGCTGTAGATGTCCCCTCACCGAATCGTGGCCCCGCCCTCAG CGCCTCTTCGAACCTCCGAATTTGGCTGGCTGCTGGACTCAGCGTTGCCGCCGTGGTTCTCGTCTCGTTGGTTTTATTTGCCGCAAAGGTTCATctcaaaaagagaaagaaag ACCAGCAAGACCATGGAACAAGAAAGTGTGATGCTGTGGAGTTCACGCCCTGT CACCACACCCAGGATGTGGGCCCTGTCATCTACACCACCGTCGAGTTCAGGACCCGGCAAAGCCCTGCTGGGCTTTACGCTAATTTACCGCGGTGCGATACGCGGCCGCCATCAGGGCCCACGGACACAGTCGAGTACTCCGTCGTACGGCTCTGA
- the LOC114798004 gene encoding pepsin A-like, translated as MKWAFVLCALVALSECARVPLVKTKTLRQKLQEKGQWEDFRKKFPYQPTVKFQQNGAEGMTNDADLDYYGVISIGTPPQSFTVLFDTGSSNLWVPSVYCSSPACQNHDMFNPQQSSSYQSSGQSVSIQYGTGSMTGVLGYDTVTVGGITIQNQIFGLSQTEAQFMYYMAPDGILGLAFPSISSSGATPVFDNMMSQNLVSQDLFSVFLSSDEQQGSVVMFGEIDSSYYTGSITWVPLSSESYWQISVDSVTINGNVVACSGGCQAIVDTGTSMLVGPTGDISNINSWVGASTDQNGDSVVSCGNIQSMPTVTFNINGSAFTLPASAYVSQTSNGCTTGFSGSSDSLWILGDVFIREYYTVFDRANNYVGFAPNSY; from the exons ATGAAGTGGGCCTTTGTTCTCTGCGCCCTGGTGGCGCTCTCTGAATGCGCCAG GGTGCCTCTGGTCAAGACAAAGACCCTGAGGCAGAAGCTGCAGGAGAAGGGTCAGTGGGAGGACTTCAGGAAGAAGTTCCCCTACCAGCCCACGGTCAAATTCCAGCAGAATGGAGCCGAGGGCATGACCAACGATGCCGAC CTGGATTACTACGGCGTGATCTCCATCGGGACCCCGCCCCAGTCCTTCACCGTTCTCTTCGACACCGGCTCCTCCAACCTGTGGGTTCCTTCCGTCTACTGCAGCAGCCCCGCTTGCC AGAACCACGACATGTTTAACCCCCAGCAGTCCAGCTCCTACCAGAGCTCTGGCCAGTCCGTTTCCATCCAGTACGGAACTGGCAGCATGACCGGTGTCCTGGGATACGACACAGTGACC GTGGGAGGCATCACCATCCAGAACCAGATCTTCGGCCTGAGTCAGACCGAGGCCCAGTTCATGTATTACATGGCGCCTGATGGCATCCTGGGCCTGGCCTTCCCGTCCATCTCCTCGTCCGGCGCCACCCCGGTCTTCGACAACATGATGTCCCAGAACCTGGTCTCGCAGGACCTGTTCTCCGTCTTCCTCAGCAG CGATGAGCAGCAGGGTAGCGTGGTGATGTTCGGCGAGATCGACAGCTCTTACTACACCGGCAGCATCACCTGGGTCCCCCTGTCTTCCGAGTCCTACTGGCAGATCAGCGTGGACAG CGTCACCATCAACGGCAACGTCGTGGCCTGCTCCGGCGGCTGCCAGGCCATCGTTGACACCGGCACGTCCATGCTCGTCGGGCCAACCGGAGACATTTCAAACATCAATTCCTGGGTCGGCGCCTCCACGGACCAAAACGGTGAT TCTGTTGTTAGCTGCGGCAACATCCAGAGCATGCCCACGGTGACCTTCAACATCAACGGCAGCGCCTTCACCCTGCCGGCCTCCGCCTACGTGTCACAG ACCAGCAACGGCTGCACGACCGGATTCAGCGGCAGCAGCGACTCGCTCTGGATCCTGGGCGACGTCTTCATCAGGGAGTACTACACCGTCTTCGACAGGGCCAACAACTACGTGGGCTTCGCCCCCAACTCCTACTGA